The following proteins are encoded in a genomic region of Nocardioides renjunii:
- a CDS encoding class II fumarate hydratase, which produces MSETRIEHDSMGEVEVPRDALWRAQTQRAVENFPISGLTLQPRHVQALAHVKAAAATANAALGVISDEQARAVVAAADAIVAGDHDGEFPLDVFQTGSGTSSNMNANEVIATLAARAGVEVHPNDHVNASQSSNDTFPTSIHVAATLAVVDDLVPALDRLATSFEAKAVEFADHVKAGRTHLMDATPVTLGQEMGAYAATLRLGVERLDAVLPRVRELPLGGTAVGTGINTPAEFAERAITALAERTGQPFTETRDHFEAQGTRDSLVELSGVLRTVAVGLTKICNDLRWMSSGPTTGLAEIHLPDLQPGSSIMPGKVNPVLPEATLMVCARVVGNDATVAWAGASGSFELNVMMPVMAHALLESIHVLSTSTVLLAERCVDGITADAERMRRYAESSPSVVTPLNAHVGYEEAAKIAKRALAEGATIRETVIAMGYVERGDLTEEQLDAALDVDSMTGD; this is translated from the coding sequence ATGAGCGAGACACGCATCGAGCACGACTCCATGGGCGAGGTCGAGGTGCCTCGCGACGCACTCTGGCGGGCGCAGACGCAGCGCGCGGTCGAGAACTTCCCGATCAGCGGCCTCACGCTCCAGCCCCGCCACGTCCAGGCATTGGCGCACGTCAAGGCGGCGGCCGCGACGGCCAACGCCGCCCTGGGCGTGATCAGCGACGAGCAGGCGCGCGCCGTCGTCGCCGCTGCCGACGCGATCGTCGCCGGCGACCACGACGGCGAGTTCCCGCTCGACGTCTTCCAGACGGGTTCCGGCACCAGCTCCAACATGAACGCCAACGAGGTGATCGCCACGCTCGCGGCCCGCGCCGGTGTCGAGGTGCACCCCAACGACCACGTCAACGCGTCGCAGAGCAGCAACGACACCTTCCCGACCAGCATCCACGTCGCCGCGACGCTCGCCGTGGTCGACGACCTCGTCCCGGCCCTCGACCGGCTCGCGACGTCGTTCGAGGCCAAGGCCGTCGAGTTCGCCGACCACGTCAAGGCCGGGCGGACCCACCTGATGGACGCCACCCCCGTGACGCTCGGCCAGGAGATGGGGGCGTACGCCGCCACGCTGCGGCTCGGCGTCGAGCGGCTCGATGCGGTGCTCCCACGCGTCCGCGAGCTGCCGCTCGGCGGCACCGCGGTCGGCACCGGCATCAACACCCCGGCCGAGTTCGCCGAGCGCGCCATCACCGCCCTCGCCGAGCGCACCGGCCAGCCCTTCACCGAGACCCGCGACCACTTCGAGGCCCAGGGCACCCGCGACTCCCTCGTCGAGCTGTCCGGGGTGCTGCGCACCGTCGCGGTCGGCCTCACCAAGATCTGCAACGACCTGCGCTGGATGTCGTCCGGCCCCACCACCGGCCTGGCCGAGATCCACCTCCCCGACCTGCAGCCCGGCTCCAGCATCATGCCGGGCAAGGTGAACCCGGTGCTGCCCGAGGCGACGCTCATGGTCTGCGCCCGGGTCGTCGGCAACGACGCGACGGTCGCCTGGGCGGGCGCCTCGGGGAGCTTCGAGCTCAACGTGATGATGCCCGTGATGGCCCACGCACTGCTGGAGTCGATCCACGTGCTGTCCACCTCGACCGTGCTGCTCGCCGAGCGCTGCGTCGACGGCATCACCGCCGACGCGGAGCGGATGCGGCGCTACGCCGAGTCCTCGCCGTCGGTCGTCACGCCGCTCAACGCCCACGTCGGCTACGAGGAGGCGGCGAAGATCGCCAAGCGGGCGCTGGCCGAGGGCGCGACGATCCGCGAGACGGTCATCGCGATGGGCTACGTCGAGCGGGGCGACCTCACCGAGGAGCAGCTCGACGCGGCGCTCGACGTGGACTCGATGACGGGCGACTGA
- a CDS encoding aggregation-promoting factor C-terminal-like domain-containing protein — MSKPDKYVPKHRAPGKHKATRAPGRALRTGVALTGLAAVATGVSVTGGVLAGDTGTLAPAAADVATGSSATSTATPQTAPTDAAAGAAEAQAPSSSDAAAALEQRSQRGTASRSARRTDATKATALEMSAGSAVTRSQRLSAGDPRDIARALLPAYGFSADQFSCLDQLYVSESDWRVDADNPTSSAYGIPQALTQLHELPADYMTSAESQIRWGLEYIQDTYGTPCSAWSFKQANNWY, encoded by the coding sequence GTGTCGAAGCCTGACAAGTACGTTCCGAAGCACCGCGCCCCCGGCAAGCACAAGGCCACGCGCGCGCCTGGTCGCGCCCTGCGCACCGGGGTGGCGCTGACCGGCCTCGCCGCCGTCGCGACGGGCGTGAGCGTCACCGGCGGCGTGCTGGCCGGCGACACCGGCACGCTGGCGCCGGCCGCCGCCGACGTGGCCACCGGATCCAGCGCGACGTCCACCGCGACGCCGCAGACCGCTCCGACGGACGCCGCGGCCGGTGCGGCCGAGGCCCAGGCGCCGTCCTCGTCCGACGCCGCGGCGGCCCTCGAGCAGCGCTCGCAGCGCGGCACCGCCTCCCGCTCGGCCCGCCGGACGGACGCCACGAAGGCCACCGCGCTGGAGATGTCGGCCGGGTCGGCCGTGACCCGGTCGCAGAGGCTGTCCGCGGGCGACCCGCGCGACATCGCCCGGGCGCTGCTGCCGGCCTACGGCTTCTCGGCCGACCAGTTCTCCTGCCTCGACCAGCTCTACGTCAGCGAGTCCGACTGGCGCGTCGACGCGGACAACCCCACCTCGTCGGCGTACGGCATCCCGCAGGCGCTGACCCAGCTGCACGAGCTCCCCGCCGACTACATGACCTCCGCCGAGTCACAGATCCGCTGGGGCCTGGAGTACATCCAGGACACCTACGGCACCCCCTGCAGCGCGTGGAGCTTCAAGCAGGCCAACAACTGGTACTGA
- a CDS encoding GNAT family N-acetyltransferase, which yields MADDGADRGAYTIAELTAETWPAFDDLVLRHNGIFGGCWCIWFHPDSEERGQGAEANRALKRRYVEAGAAHAALVMDGDEAVAWAEYGTPAELPTLHHLKQYDAEKTGDPDYRITCVFVDRRHRRRGVTELAIRGALDHIAARGGGVVESYPHDLTEQTKKMSSSFLYNGTRRLYERLGFTYVRPKGLKNCVMSIEVPARP from the coding sequence ATGGCTGACGACGGGGCGGACCGGGGGGCGTACACGATCGCGGAGCTGACGGCCGAGACCTGGCCGGCGTTCGACGACCTCGTGCTGCGCCACAACGGGATCTTCGGCGGCTGCTGGTGCATCTGGTTCCATCCCGACAGCGAGGAGCGCGGCCAGGGCGCGGAGGCCAACCGCGCCCTCAAGCGGCGCTACGTCGAGGCCGGCGCGGCCCACGCGGCACTGGTGATGGACGGCGACGAGGCGGTCGCCTGGGCGGAGTACGGCACGCCCGCCGAGCTGCCCACGCTGCACCACCTCAAGCAGTACGACGCCGAGAAGACCGGCGACCCCGACTACCGCATCACCTGCGTCTTCGTCGACCGGCGCCACCGCCGGCGCGGCGTCACCGAGCTCGCGATCCGCGGCGCCCTCGACCACATCGCGGCCAGGGGTGGCGGCGTGGTCGAGTCCTACCCCCACGACCTCACCGAGCAGACCAAGAAGATGTCCTCGTCGTTCCTCTACAACGGCACCCGGCGCCTCTACGAGCGGCTCGGCTTCACCTACGTGCGGCCCAAGGGGCTCAAGAACTGCGTGATGTCGATCGAGGTGCCGGCCCGACCCTGA
- a CDS encoding ArsR/SmtB family transcription factor has protein sequence MDPFAALADPVRRGLVARLARGPARVVDLAADHDVSRPAVSRHLRLLADAGLVSAEDRGRERHYRFEAAGLGVVRDWLDGLEPDAPSSDVRFAESVLDGLDLEVRRTTRERAADRPADRSDRSDRSDDRSDHAEETA, from the coding sequence ATGGATCCGTTCGCCGCTCTCGCCGACCCGGTGCGGCGAGGCCTGGTCGCCCGGCTGGCCCGCGGACCGGCCCGCGTGGTCGACCTCGCCGCCGACCACGACGTGAGCCGTCCCGCCGTCAGCCGGCACCTGCGCCTGCTGGCCGACGCGGGGCTGGTGAGCGCCGAGGACCGGGGCCGCGAGCGGCACTACCGGTTCGAGGCGGCCGGGCTGGGCGTGGTCCGCGACTGGCTGGACGGCCTCGAGCCGGACGCCCCCTCGTCGGACGTGAGGTTCGCCGAGTCCGTCCTCGACGGCCTCGACCTCGAGGTCCGGCGCACCACGCGCGAGCGCGCCGCCGACCGACCTGCCGACCGATCCGACCGGTCCGACCGGTCCGACGACCGATCCGACCACGCTGAGGAGACAGCATGA
- a CDS encoding SRPBCC family protein, with amino-acid sequence MSTGTTAPHPTGRREERDGETFLVFERTFRAPIDDVWAAVTESDRLARWIGVWAGDPAAGSVAFRMTAEGDDVPEETIWVDECVPPRRLVMRSAQPDDPARLWAWQVDLAEADGVTTLTFAQGVTDTVLAESVGPGWDYYLDRLVAAETGADLTAIDFDDYYPAFQAHYRAALA; translated from the coding sequence ATGAGCACCGGCACCACCGCACCCCACCCCACCGGACGCCGCGAGGAGCGCGACGGCGAGACGTTCCTCGTCTTCGAGCGGACCTTCCGGGCACCGATCGACGACGTGTGGGCGGCCGTGACCGAGTCCGACCGGCTCGCCCGCTGGATCGGGGTGTGGGCGGGCGACCCCGCCGCGGGGTCGGTCGCCTTCCGGATGACGGCGGAGGGCGACGACGTCCCCGAGGAGACCATCTGGGTCGACGAGTGCGTGCCGCCGCGCCGCCTGGTCATGCGCTCGGCGCAGCCCGACGACCCCGCTCGGCTGTGGGCCTGGCAGGTGGACCTCGCCGAGGCCGACGGTGTCACCACCCTCACCTTCGCCCAGGGCGTCACCGACACGGTGCTCGCCGAGAGCGTGGGGCCCGGCTGGGACTACTACCTCGACCGCCTCGTGGCGGCCGAGACGGGCGCCGACCTCACGGCCATCGACTTCGACGACTACTACCCGGCCTTCCAGGCGCACTACCGCGCGGCGCTCGCCTGA
- a CDS encoding fumarate hydratase, whose protein sequence is MSAAEFHYSDLLPTAGSNGAEETPYRLVTTEGVSTVEVGGRTFLTVEPEAIRRLTEEAMHDISHYLRPGHLAQLRRIIDDPEASGNDRFVALDLLKNVNISAGGVLPMCQDTGTAIVMGKKSEGVLTGADDGEAISRGVYDAYTRLNLRYSQLAPLTTFEEKNTGTNLPAQIELYSTPAKDVPEYKFLFMAKGGGSANKSFLFQETKAVLNPTRLMEFLDEKIRSLGTAACPPYHLAVVIGGTSAEFALKTAKYASAHYLDDLPTEGSMAAHGIRDVELEEQVFELTQSFGIGAQFGGKYFCHDVRVVRLPRHGASCPVAIAVSCSADRQALGKITPEGVFLEQLETDPAQYMPDAGVSDDISAGEVVQVDLNQPMPDILAELSRHPVKTRLSLTGPLVVARDIAHAKIKERLDAGEEMPSYLRDHPVYYAGPAKTPEGMPSGSFGPTTAGRMDSYVEQFQAAGGSMVMLAKGNRSQQVTQACASHGGFYLGSIGGPAARLAQDCIRSVSVLEYEELGMEAVWRIEVEDFPAFIVVDDKGNDFFTDPSGAVTVPLSSLTGAGIRVRSAEQPA, encoded by the coding sequence GTGAGCGCCGCCGAGTTCCACTACTCCGACCTCCTTCCCACCGCCGGTTCCAACGGCGCGGAGGAGACCCCCTACCGCCTCGTCACCACCGAGGGCGTCTCGACCGTCGAGGTCGGGGGCCGCACCTTCCTCACCGTCGAGCCCGAGGCGATCCGCCGGCTCACCGAGGAGGCGATGCACGACATCAGCCACTACCTCCGGCCCGGTCACCTCGCGCAGCTGCGCCGGATCATCGACGACCCGGAGGCCTCCGGCAACGACCGCTTCGTCGCGCTCGACCTGCTCAAGAACGTCAACATCTCCGCCGGCGGCGTGCTGCCGATGTGCCAGGACACCGGCACCGCGATCGTGATGGGCAAGAAGTCCGAGGGCGTGCTCACCGGCGCCGACGACGGCGAGGCCATCAGCCGCGGCGTCTACGACGCCTACACCCGGCTCAACCTCCGCTACTCCCAGCTCGCGCCGCTGACGACGTTCGAGGAGAAGAACACCGGCACCAACCTGCCGGCGCAGATCGAGCTCTACTCCACGCCCGCCAAGGACGTCCCGGAGTACAAGTTCCTCTTCATGGCCAAGGGCGGCGGGTCGGCCAACAAGTCGTTCCTCTTCCAGGAGACCAAGGCCGTCCTCAACCCCACGCGGCTGATGGAGTTCCTCGACGAGAAGATCCGCTCGCTCGGCACCGCCGCGTGCCCGCCGTACCACCTCGCCGTCGTCATCGGCGGCACGAGCGCGGAGTTCGCGCTGAAGACCGCCAAGTACGCCTCGGCGCACTACCTCGACGACCTGCCGACCGAGGGCTCGATGGCCGCCCACGGCATCCGTGACGTCGAGCTGGAGGAGCAGGTCTTCGAGCTGACGCAGTCCTTCGGGATCGGCGCGCAGTTCGGCGGGAAGTACTTCTGCCACGACGTCCGCGTCGTCCGGCTCCCCCGCCACGGTGCCTCGTGCCCGGTGGCGATCGCCGTCTCCTGCTCGGCCGACCGGCAGGCGCTCGGCAAGATCACGCCGGAGGGCGTGTTCCTCGAGCAGCTCGAGACCGACCCCGCGCAGTACATGCCCGACGCCGGCGTCTCCGACGACATCTCCGCGGGCGAGGTCGTGCAGGTCGACCTCAACCAGCCGATGCCCGACATCCTGGCCGAGCTCTCCCGCCACCCGGTGAAGACGCGGCTGTCCCTCACCGGCCCGCTCGTCGTGGCCCGCGACATCGCGCACGCCAAGATCAAGGAGCGCCTCGACGCGGGTGAGGAGATGCCGTCCTACCTGCGCGACCACCCGGTCTACTACGCCGGGCCTGCCAAGACGCCCGAGGGCATGCCGTCCGGCTCCTTCGGCCCGACGACGGCCGGCCGGATGGACTCGTACGTCGAGCAGTTCCAGGCCGCCGGCGGGTCGATGGTCATGCTCGCCAAGGGCAACCGCTCCCAGCAGGTCACCCAGGCGTGCGCCTCCCACGGCGGCTTCTACCTCGGCTCCATCGGCGGCCCGGCCGCCCGCCTGGCGCAGGACTGCATCCGGTCGGTGTCGGTGCTGGAGTACGAGGAGCTCGGCATGGAGGCGGTGTGGAGGATCGAGGTCGAGGACTTCCCCGCCTTCATCGTCGTCGACGACAAGGGCAACGACTTCTTCACCGACCCCTCCGGCGCCGTGACCGTCCCGCTCAGCTCGCTGACCGGGGCGGGGATCCGGGTGCGCTCGGCGGAGCAGCCGGCCTGA
- a CDS encoding MerR family transcriptional regulator, with translation MYTVGRAAELTGVPSGTLRKWEQRYGVVVPQRSSGNYRLYDDEAVRRLSVMRSLVDAGWSAQEAARHVATDVAAAEAVLPRPAEPPFEERHHTLVQCAQDFDVPGLERLLSDGFADADLVSVVDDWLLPSMVHLGRAWQRGEVTVAGEHFVTASVHRRLAQAFQSIPSAPAGGPRVVVGLARGSRHEVGILSFALVLRSRGVAVTYLGGDLPLEAWVSAVRLVAPAAVVLAAPTLEDLPAVREVVEAVRPMAAVLLGGAHQAEVDGAERLGHLAGAAAASLATRLGAVS, from the coding sequence GTGTACACCGTCGGGCGGGCCGCAGAGCTCACCGGCGTGCCCAGCGGGACCCTCCGCAAGTGGGAGCAGCGCTACGGCGTGGTCGTCCCGCAGCGCTCCTCGGGCAACTACCGGCTCTACGACGACGAGGCCGTGCGCCGGCTCAGCGTGATGCGCAGCCTGGTGGACGCCGGCTGGTCGGCGCAGGAGGCGGCGCGGCACGTCGCGACGGACGTGGCGGCCGCGGAGGCGGTGCTCCCGCGCCCGGCCGAGCCGCCGTTCGAGGAGCGCCACCACACGCTCGTGCAGTGCGCGCAGGACTTCGACGTGCCCGGGCTCGAGCGGCTCCTGTCGGACGGCTTCGCCGACGCCGACCTCGTCTCGGTGGTCGACGACTGGCTGCTGCCGTCGATGGTGCACCTCGGCAGGGCATGGCAGCGCGGTGAGGTGACCGTGGCCGGCGAGCACTTCGTGACCGCGTCGGTGCACCGCCGGCTCGCCCAGGCCTTCCAGTCGATCCCGTCGGCGCCGGCCGGCGGTCCGCGCGTCGTCGTCGGCCTCGCCCGCGGCTCCCGCCACGAGGTCGGCATCCTGTCCTTCGCCCTGGTCCTGCGGTCCCGCGGCGTCGCGGTGACCTACCTCGGCGGCGACCTCCCGCTCGAGGCGTGGGTGAGCGCCGTACGACTCGTCGCACCCGCCGCGGTCGTCCTCGCCGCACCGACGCTCGAGGACCTGCCCGCCGTCCGGGAGGTCGTCGAGGCGGTGCGGCCGATGGCCGCGGTGCTCCTCGGCGGCGCGCACCAGGCAGAGGTCGACGGGGCCGAGCGGCTGGGCCACCTCGCCGGCGCCGCCGCCGCCTCCCTCGCCACGCGTCTGGGTGCCGTGAGCTAG
- a CDS encoding spermidine synthase: protein MDSVEIARAETERGEVVLRRRTSDTAADVVELRVNGVFVMDTLETTSEIELAAQALDLVEEPAAVLIGGLGLGFTLQRVLADPRVERAVVVEIEEPLIRWMRDGTVPHGPALLADTRATVVNADIAMAIAEARSTYDLVLLDVDNGPGYLVHEANEAVYEVPFLRRCRDVLSPGGVLVVWSGSAAPGLLTALREVFGEAEEQAHDVLLQDRPEEYFLYLARR from the coding sequence GTGGACAGCGTGGAGATCGCACGGGCGGAGACCGAGCGCGGAGAGGTCGTGCTGCGGCGGCGTACGTCGGACACGGCGGCGGACGTGGTGGAGCTGCGGGTCAACGGGGTGTTCGTCATGGACACGCTCGAGACGACCAGCGAGATCGAGCTCGCCGCGCAGGCCCTCGACCTGGTCGAGGAGCCGGCTGCCGTCCTCATCGGCGGGCTCGGCCTCGGGTTCACCCTGCAGCGGGTCCTGGCCGACCCGCGCGTCGAGCGCGCCGTCGTCGTGGAGATCGAGGAGCCGCTCATCCGCTGGATGCGCGACGGCACCGTCCCGCACGGACCGGCGCTGCTCGCCGACACGCGCGCCACCGTGGTCAACGCCGACATCGCGATGGCCATCGCGGAGGCGCGGTCGACGTACGACCTCGTGCTCCTCGACGTCGACAACGGGCCCGGCTACCTCGTCCACGAGGCCAACGAGGCGGTCTACGAGGTCCCGTTCCTCCGCCGGTGCCGCGACGTGCTCAGCCCCGGCGGCGTCCTCGTCGTGTGGTCGGGCAGCGCCGCACCCGGCCTGCTCACCGCGCTGCGCGAGGTGTTCGGCGAGGCCGAGGAGCAGGCCCACGACGTGCTGCTGCAGGACCGGCCGGAGGAGTACTTCCTCTACCTCGCCCGCCGCTGA
- a CDS encoding penicillin-binding transpeptidase domain-containing protein, with translation MRSLRLGVGAGLAVVLVGVGSACSALGGDDTDLAGDLADDLAAALSDHSLGDVPLTDEADRAAYAELVAPLDEVPVEVEVVRVEEPEDDATAATATLGWRWQVTEDATWDYESSVALVEADPGWRVDWTPEALAPDLAEGDTLGLRTVTAQRGDITGADGAVLVTERPVLRYGLDKTKVEGPQVARSARRIARVLDVDEASYVERAEAMGAEAFVEAIVLREDDALDVLPAFREVPGALAVRDTLPLAPTREFAAALLGRVGPATAELVEESGGSIAAGDEVGLSGLQLRYDEQLRGSSGTAVVARDAEDELRTLFEVPATDGTDLATTLDPDLQQRAEAALARLGESAPAAALVAVRPSDGAVLATANGVGTAGADLASTGQYAPGSTFKVVSSLALVRSGLSVDDVVSCPATTVVDGRSFKNYDDYPASALGDIPFVQAIAQSCNTALIGNADRLAPGDLAAAAQALGLGTDHDLGFPVYFGQVPPPETETGAAADMIGQGTVLASPFAMATVAASVSAGRAVLPMLLPDHQVQQTPREVPLTPEEAGTLRGLMRAVVTTGSGRFLLDVPGEVGAKTGTAEYGQPDASGSLPTHAWMIATRGDLAVAVFVETGVSGSQTAGPVLEAFLR, from the coding sequence ATGCGATCACTGCGTCTCGGGGTCGGTGCCGGACTGGCCGTCGTGCTCGTCGGGGTCGGCTCCGCCTGCTCGGCGCTCGGCGGCGACGACACCGACCTGGCCGGCGACCTCGCCGACGACCTCGCGGCCGCCCTGTCGGACCACTCGCTCGGCGACGTCCCGCTGACGGACGAGGCCGACCGGGCGGCGTACGCCGAGCTGGTCGCGCCCCTCGACGAGGTGCCCGTCGAGGTCGAGGTCGTCCGCGTCGAGGAGCCGGAGGACGACGCGACCGCGGCGACCGCGACCCTGGGATGGCGGTGGCAGGTCACGGAGGACGCGACCTGGGACTACGAGTCGAGCGTCGCCCTGGTCGAGGCCGACCCGGGCTGGCGGGTCGACTGGACGCCGGAGGCGCTGGCGCCTGACCTCGCCGAGGGCGACACCCTCGGCCTGCGGACGGTCACCGCGCAGCGCGGTGACATCACCGGAGCGGACGGTGCCGTGCTGGTGACCGAGCGGCCGGTCCTGCGCTACGGCCTCGACAAGACCAAGGTCGAGGGGCCGCAGGTCGCCCGCAGCGCCCGGCGCATCGCCCGGGTCCTCGACGTGGACGAGGCGTCGTACGTCGAGCGCGCGGAGGCGATGGGCGCCGAGGCCTTCGTCGAGGCGATCGTGCTGCGCGAGGACGACGCGCTCGACGTGCTGCCCGCCTTCCGCGAGGTCCCGGGCGCGCTCGCGGTGCGCGACACACTGCCGCTCGCGCCGACCCGGGAGTTCGCCGCCGCGCTGCTCGGACGCGTCGGCCCCGCCACCGCCGAGCTCGTCGAGGAGTCCGGGGGCAGCATCGCGGCCGGCGACGAGGTGGGGCTGTCCGGGCTGCAGCTGCGCTACGACGAGCAGCTGCGCGGCAGCTCCGGCACGGCCGTCGTCGCGCGCGACGCCGAGGACGAGCTGCGCACGCTCTTCGAGGTCCCCGCGACCGACGGCACGGACCTCGCCACGACGCTCGACCCCGACCTGCAGCAGCGCGCCGAGGCGGCGCTCGCCAGGCTGGGCGAGTCCGCCCCGGCCGCCGCGCTGGTGGCCGTCCGGCCCTCCGACGGTGCCGTGCTCGCCACCGCCAACGGCGTCGGGACGGCCGGTGCCGACCTCGCCTCCACGGGCCAGTACGCGCCCGGCTCGACCTTCAAGGTCGTCTCCTCGCTGGCCCTGGTGCGCAGCGGGCTGTCCGTCGACGACGTCGTGTCGTGCCCCGCCACGACCGTGGTGGACGGCCGCTCCTTCAAGAACTACGACGACTACCCGGCGTCGGCGCTCGGCGACATCCCGTTCGTCCAGGCGATCGCCCAGTCGTGCAACACGGCGCTCATCGGCAACGCCGACCGGCTCGCCCCCGGCGACCTCGCCGCCGCGGCGCAGGCGCTCGGGCTCGGCACCGACCACGACCTCGGCTTCCCGGTCTACTTCGGGCAGGTGCCACCGCCCGAGACCGAGACCGGGGCCGCCGCCGACATGATCGGCCAGGGCACCGTGCTGGCCAGCCCGTTCGCGATGGCCACGGTCGCGGCGTCGGTCTCCGCCGGTCGGGCGGTGCTGCCGATGCTCCTCCCGGACCACCAGGTGCAGCAGACGCCGCGCGAGGTGCCGCTGACACCGGAGGAGGCCGGCACCCTCCGCGGCCTGATGCGGGCCGTGGTGACCACGGGGTCGGGGCGGTTCCTGCTCGACGTGCCGGGTGAGGTCGGCGCCAAGACCGGCACGGCCGAGTACGGCCAGCCCGATGCGTCCGGGAGCCTCCCGACGCATGCCTGGATGATCGCCACCCGCGGCGACCTCGCCGTGGCGGTCTTCGTCGAGACCGGCGTCTCCGGCTCGCAGACCGCCGGCCCGGTGCTGGAGGCGTTCCTGCGCTGA
- a CDS encoding GAF domain-containing protein: protein MPEPDAPRDALWLGVALACVVSSPAAAYAAQRSDGWTEALLFALQLVVTGMAFLIPQGLAIAAKRRERSSEQRELDARTDTRATINDALDPVLRILGEISAERSKPAREQLIAQAIPFVLTAASNLIGSERSRACWFELTDGDPPSLVPRLAAGRSGSPTTTFTPGDPAGEAAIAMVLRGENLLCPDIDTDPPPGWDTTKPRDYKTFISISVATADTAYGMLTLDALEAGALTNDDLHMLGLMASALAAALAQRT from the coding sequence ATGCCCGAGCCCGACGCGCCTCGCGACGCGCTGTGGCTCGGTGTCGCGCTCGCCTGCGTCGTGTCCTCGCCGGCCGCCGCCTACGCCGCCCAGAGGTCCGACGGGTGGACCGAGGCGCTGCTCTTCGCGCTCCAGCTCGTCGTGACCGGCATGGCGTTCCTCATCCCGCAGGGACTCGCCATCGCGGCCAAGCGCCGTGAGCGCTCCTCCGAGCAGCGCGAGCTCGACGCACGCACCGACACCCGGGCCACGATCAACGACGCCCTCGACCCGGTGCTCCGCATCCTCGGCGAGATCTCGGCCGAGCGGAGCAAGCCCGCGCGCGAGCAGCTCATCGCCCAGGCCATCCCGTTCGTGCTCACCGCCGCCTCCAACCTCATCGGGTCGGAGCGCTCGCGTGCCTGCTGGTTCGAGCTCACCGACGGCGACCCGCCCAGCCTCGTCCCCCGCCTCGCGGCGGGTCGCTCCGGGTCGCCCACCACCACCTTCACGCCCGGTGACCCCGCCGGTGAGGCGGCGATCGCGATGGTGCTGCGGGGGGAGAACCTCCTGTGCCCCGACATCGACACGGACCCGCCACCCGGCTGGGACACCACCAAGCCGCGCGACTACAAGACCTTCATCTCGATCTCGGTCGCGACCGCCGACACCGCCTACGGGATGCTCACCCTCGACGCGCTCGAGGCAGGCGCGCTGACCAACGACGACCTGCACATGCTGGGGCTCATGGCGTCGGCGCTGGCCGCCGCACTCGCCCAGCGGACCTGA